The following DNA comes from Sorex araneus isolate mSorAra2 chromosome 5, mSorAra2.pri, whole genome shotgun sequence.
TCGTATTTGCTTCTTCACACTCCAGGAAAATTGTACAGTGTCTGGTACAAAGATCAACGCTGGGTTTCACATCACActcatttttatcttaaaaaaaaaaatacaggagcgACGTGAGTAGAATTAACCCACCAGGGCCCCCATCTCAAGCCCAAAGCCTCCCCCACAGTACCTAAATCCAGATCCCAATAGTGCCTCTTGGAGATTCAGGAAACCCACTGTCTACCCCTCACCAAATCCTGATCCCTCATTTCTCCCTCAAAGTCCAGGCTTCCTGGACCCTCTCTTCACTCCTGCAGCCAGGATCCTATCTCCCACCAAGGTCCTGGTGAAGTCACCTCTATGAAAAGTACACTCCCACCCTGAGAACCCAACAAAGCCAGTCATCCTCCTAGCCCTGGGATCCATTAATTTACTCCGTCTCCTCATTGCTCTCTGTCTCCAATATCCCTGCCATATCCCATCCCATAATATACCACTTCCAACAactcccttccaccaccaccaccgtaaACTCTCTGgcattaacttttttttggcAACTGTGGCTTTATTATTcactttttttaatgttattgaatcaccgtgagatagttgcaagctttcatgtttgggttacaatctcacaatgatcaaacacccatccctccaccagtgcacaatccccaccaccaatatccccggtacacccccctttcccatcctccccctgcctccatggcagacaatattccccatactctctctctacttttgggcattatgacttgcaacacagacactgagaggtcatcatgtttggtccattatctactttgggcacacatctcccatcccgactggttcctccagccatcattttcttagtgatcccttctctattccatctgctttctcccctccgctcatgaagcagtcttactGGCATTAACTTTAATAATGCACCGACACCCCCAAATTTGCTTCCCCAGACTCCCCCTTTCTATGCTCGCTCCCACAAATATCCATCACATGTGTGCATAGAGCCTGGAATAGCGGCTTTGTTTTCTCCTCTGACTCTCAGCCTTGGTGTACCTTTCGCTATTGTCCATACATTTGTGGAGTCTGGGTTGGGTAAATGGAGCATAAAGAACTGAAAGTTCCCCCAGAACCCTCAGGCTAGAGATCATGACTTGGAGGATATAGAGTTTTCATCAGACTGTGTCCCTAACAAAATATGCTGAAAGGCTCTAGTTCCCAGATCCTCCTTCGCCTGGACACAACCCTTCTTGTTCCTCCGCATAGCCACTCCCCAGCCCATCACCTACTCTGAATCTTCTTCAATCTACGTATTCCTCCCCGGACCGGTAGCACCAGCACACAGAGGATCAAGAAGAGAATCAGAGTCTGTGTTGCCATGACTATCCGAGGAGCGAGCTCCGAGTCTGACACTGATCCTCTGGAGAACTGagcctggagagagaacaaaaaaaaaaaaggagcaggtTGTCTGGACTCCTCCCTGCTTCTACAGGCTAACCCAGGAACTTGTTTCCTCGCCTGGCCTGTTACTTACCTTAAGTAACATGTTTCTTTACCTTAACTTACTGACATCTTTCCTGTGAGACTTTTCTTCCTGAAGGATGATGATTCATACCTCCTAATGACTCCTCTCTCTTtgcaggaatttttttcttgaaatacgTTATTATCCCATGTGCCTATTTGAGGACCCCCTAACCCTCAGTATTTTTCTATTCTTCTCCTTTCTCACCTGTCTCCTCTTTTCTACAATGTCATCTAGTTTAGCCTCTATGAAAAGCCGTATGAAGATCTCTGCAAAAGATAGGAATAGAACCCCCATACCGCCCAGAAATACCATTTCTTGGCAtttatccccaaaacacaaaagttttAACTTGAAAGGAGAtatgcatgaatatatatatatatattcatcatcACACTTAGTACAATTGCCACACTTAGCCAAGAtaaggaaacaacccaactgcccaactttaaatgaatgaatcaagaatttgtcacacacgcacacacgcacacacacacagaggaatactatacagctctagaaaagaacagaattgTACAATTTGCAtcaatgctgagtgaagtcagtcagaaggacatgaacagatacagaatgatcattctcatatgtgggacttaaagatacacagcaaggaaggaacaaagggccAAGGgacaacataatgggagaactgatccacatgGTTGAGTTGGGGTAATGAGAGAAtccttggggaagggaggcagaTACACTGGTGATGTGAGTGGTGTTGGatttatgtgcatgagaaactattGATTGCATTGCAAACAAtagaatctcaattttttttaatttaaaggaaaCGGGCTAGAGTGATAcggcttgacttgcacacagctgacccagaatcaatccccggcacccaatatggtcctgccaggagtgatccctgaaagcagagccaggagtaatctctaagcacagccaagtgtggtcccaaaacagtagcactgtagcactgtcattgtcatcctttgctcatcaatttgctcaagcaggcaccagtaatgtctccattgtgagacttgttgttgctgtttttggcatatcaaatatgccacgggtagctttccaggctctgccttgctggtgggatactctcggtagcttgctgggctctccgagaggggcggaggaattgaacccaggtcggctgcgtgtaaggcaaacgccctacccgctgtgctatcgctccagtccaccactTCAACATTCATCTTTGGGACCTTGACACACCATGTCCTCTGTCTCctaagtccctccaggagtgatccttgagcacacagagtcaaaagtaagccctgagcagcatgtgacccaaaaacacaaaccaaaagaCCTTTAAATAGTTTGAAGAGAAAAATGCTACTTGACAACATAGAATACATCAAAAATTATGATAAAGGGAGAAGTTAGTAAGGTAATTCATTACAATCAATGTAGGAAAGCCATTTCTCTATATTAGAAACAAAGGGAAGACCCTCTGCTcccaaagactatgatccaagcggtcttctaacccattttggcacccagagcggcttcttacagacatgcatctggactgtgagctgtactataaCTATGTGCCACCCGGGAGggtttttccctctccaccctgtttttctgctcggaaaatggcggcagcggcataatccacgtggcgagagccaccccccaagacttccacccagaggtaggaactttgcaatgtggtggctcataggcaatcatgggaagggggcggtaccggcatgccctcggcccagataagatccagagctgctgctcgcgaaacagaccctctcctcccaaagactatgatccaagaggtcttctaacccattttgtcacccagagcagcttcttgcagacatgcatctagactgtgaactgaactaaaatataagaaatccaaaactcatagctcatagaatcttcattctcagcaatgaaaagaaattattaaatgatgtcttttcagcagacctgattgttggggggaaattccaaacaataatagtgagttctctattgaaatattgaatgcactcaaagtatagagaataaaatgaagattgtTAGCTACTTAGGTGGTGGCTGCgtgagaggggggtatattggggttcttggtggtggaacaggtgcactggtgaagggatgggggttcaatcattgtatgactgagacttaaacctgaaagctttgtattttttttcacggtgattcaatataataaaattaaatttaaaaaaagaaacaaagggaaagaaCTAGGAtactatttgctttttttttttttttcatttcaagcctctagtgcctgacatagaggcaggctggggatagAAGGGAGACTGGGGACGTTGAtgggaggaagtggacactggtgaagggctcggtggtggaacattgtaggactgaaatgcaatcttgaataactttttaaatcacagtgcttccTTTTTTAAGCTATTAAAGGGTTCAAACCTCTAGGGATAAATATAGTAAAGATTTGTCaggtagaaaacaaaaaaaagttaaagaacatTCATAAGATCTAGATGGTGAAAGGTCTAACATGCGAAGATGAGGGAGAGTctcatcccctccacccccatgggaccctggagtcacacccacaaactgcctctggctgctacttaagctccttaacagccatgatccagagacacacaaaagaatctccaaccgagcagctcactgtagAGATGCCTCCACACGTTGCTCTTTAAGCAAGGCCAACTCCCAGGAGCACATGACCGCaagtgacatcttatgctattcataacaagtaatacaaaagagagtatgggggagattgtctgtcaCGGCAGGGGGAAGAGTGGGGGGGGGattattggggacattggtggtgggaaaggtgcactggtggagggaggggtgtttgatcatggtatgactgaaactcaaacatgaaagctttgtaactgtatctcacagtgattcaacaaaaaaagaagaagaagatgacagagagagataaaaaggggGTAGATTTGAAAACATCACCTAGCTCCTGGGGAGTGGACATGGCTGGGAGGAGCTTGGATTTCTGCCAAACCCTCCCAATTCTAACATTCAATAGAAAGTCAGTACAGCACGCCCGcactttcccctccttccctctcttctcttccaaaCTGCACCTGGTCAAGCCTGACGGTTTTCATCGGTGCATACCTGTATGTCCGACTGATGAGCAACATGAAGTTTATGCTCCTTGTACAGTCGCTCCTGTTGATTGGCCTCGCAGCAGAGCTGGTGTCTGGGAGTCCCAGGCAACTATTCCTGAGTAGGTGCTGGGTCTGTGCTTGGGAGGTGGGCGTGGGAGGGAATGGAAGTCGAAACCTCAACTCACAGGTTGGACTGGTAGAGATGCCCTAGACGTTCCTGGTGGAGTGAAGTATGCCTGAACACAGCTACTCTTCCTTagcagggtcacacctggctctgcactcaggaatcactcctggtggtgctcaagggactctatgggatgctgggaattgaacctgggtcggccacatgcaaggcaaacgccctcctcgctgtgctatcgctccagccccaagatgggcATCTTGAAGCTCAGGTACACACTCAAGCAAATTCTTATATGAGTGAAAGACTATATGACTCACTTTCAGACCACACAACGCATCACTGCAAATGAACTTACACCCCATTCTCTTGCTCATCGCATATACCATTCATTCCCTCGAATTGGACCCCATCAGGGTCTATGCAGCACCTGCTCTATGAGACTGGGGGATGGGACCGGAGCAACGGTACCATGAGTAGGCGTTTacattgcacgcggccaacccgggttccattcccggcatcccgtatggtcctctgagcattcaggagtagttcctgaatgcagagccaggagtg
Coding sequences within:
- the LOC101542886 gene encoding protein WFDC10B; translated protein: MATQTLILFLILCVLVLPVRGGIRRLKKIQNKNECDVKPSVDLCTRHCTIFLECEEANTTCCLAYCGNICVKTP